From the genome of Neomonachus schauinslandi chromosome 5, ASM220157v2, whole genome shotgun sequence, one region includes:
- the ELN gene encoding elastin isoform X3 has translation MAGLGSAARRPGVLLLLLCIAHPSQPGGVPGAVPGGVPGGVYYPGAGLGGLGGGALGPGGKPPKPGAGLLGAFGAGAGGLAGGGPGAGLGAFPAGAYPGALVPGGAAGAAAAYKAAKAGAGLGGVGGLGGVGGLGGIGGLGVSTGAVVPQAGAGVGVGAGAKPGKVPGVGLPGVYPGGVLPGAGARFPGVGVLPGVPTGAGVKAKTPGGGGAFAGIPGVGPFGGQQPGVPLGYPIKAPKLPGGYGLPYSTGKLPFGYGPGGVAGAGAKAGYPTGTGVGAQAAAAAAAKAAKYGAGGAGVLPGVGGGGIPGGPGAIPGIGGIAGAGAPAAAAKAAAKAAKFGAAGGLVPGGPGFGGPGVGVPGVGVPGVGIPGVGVPGAVSPAAAAKAAKFGARAGVGVGGIPTYGVGVGAGGFPGYGIGAGVGGVPGAALSPAAQAAAAAKAAKYGAGGAGALGGLVPGIGDGVAGVPGVGTPAAAAAKAAAKAAQFGLGPGIGVGPGIGPGIGPGIGIGPGGVIGAGAPAAAKAAAKAAAKAQYRAAAGLPVGVPGFGVGAGVPGFGVGAGIPGFGVGVPGFGAGAVPGTLAAAKAAKYGVGGAGALGGIGVPGGVAGVGPAASAAAAKAAAKAAQFGLGGPGGLGVGGLGVGGLGGLGGVSPAAAAKAAKYDAAGLEGVLGATRPFQVGGVAARPGFGLSPIYPGGGAGGLGIGGKPPKPYGGALGALGFPGGACLGKSCGRKRK, from the exons ATGGCGGGTCTGGGATCTGCAGCCCGGCGGCCCGGAGTCCTTCTGCTCCTGCTGTGTATCGCCCACCCCTCGCAGCCTGGAG GGGTCCCGGGGGCTGTTCCTGGTGGAGTTCCCGGAGGCGTCTATTACCCAG GTGCTGGTCTCGGAGGtctgggaggaggag CTCTGGGGCCTGGAGGCAAACCGCCCAAGCCAG gGGCTGGACTCCTGGGGGCGTTCGGGGCAG gTGCTGGTGGGCTCGCAGGTGGTGGCCCTGGGGCAG GGCTCGGGGCCTTTCCAGCAGGCGCCTACCCGGGGGCTCTGGTGCCCGGTGGAGCGGCGGGTGCTGCCGCGGCCTATAAAGCTGCCAAGGCTG GGGCTGGGCTTGGCGGTGTCGGCGGCCTTGGCGGGGTGGGCGGCCTTGGTGGCATCGGCGGCTTGGGAGTGTCTACAG GCGCGGTGGTGCCTCAGGCTGGAGCCGGAGTCGGAGTCGGAGCCGGAGCGAAACCCGGGAAGGTGCCCG GTGTGGGGCTGCCCGGTGTATACCCAGGTGGAGTGCTCCCAGGTGCAG GAGCTCGGTTCCCGGGTGTGGGGGTGCTCCCTGGGGTTCCCACCGGAGCCGGAGTCAAGGCCAAGACCCCAG GTGGAGGTGGAGCTTTCGCCGGAATCCCAG GAGTCGGACCCTTTGGGGGCCAGCAGCCTGGCGTCCCGCTGGGGTACCCCATCAAGGCACCCAAGCTGCCAG GTGGCTATGGACTGCCCTACAGCACTGGGAAACTGCCCTTCG GCTATGGGCCCGGAGGAGTGGCTGGTGCCGGGGCCAAGGCTGGGTACCCGACGGGGACAG gagtTGGCGCGCaggctgcagcagcagcagcagctaaAGCAGCAAAGTATG GTGCGGGAGGAGCCGGGGTTCTCCCTGGTGTTGGAGGCGGCGGCATTCCCGGTGGGCCCGGCGCAATTCCTGGGATCGGAGGCATCGCAG GGGCGGGGGCGCCGGCTGCTGCGGCAAAGGCTGCTGCGAAGGCAGCTAAGTTCG GAGCTGCTGGAGGCTTGGTGCCCGGTGGACCAGGCTTTGGCGGCCCGGGAGTTGGGGTCCCGGGTGTTGGGGTCCCAGGTGTTGGAATCCCAGGTGTTGGGGTCCCAG GAGCTGTGTCACCAGCTGCAGCTGCTAAAGCAGCCAAATTCG GGGCCAGAGCCGGAGTGGGTGTTGGAGGCATTCCCACTTACGGGGTCGGGGTCGGTGCTGGGGGCTTTCCTGGTTACGGTATCGGAGCTGGAGTCGGAGGTGTTCCTGGAGCTGCCCTTTCCC CTGCAGCCCAGGCAGCAGCCGCAGCCAAGGCAGCCAAGTACG gtgctggaggggcaggagcCTTGGGAGGGCTGGTGCCGGGGATCGGAGACGGAGTGGCAGGTGTCCCAG GAGTAGGGACCCCAGCCGCTGCAGCCGCCAAAGCCGCCGCCAAAGCCGCCCAGTTCG GGTTAGGCCCCGGTATTGGCGTGGGTCCCGGCATTGGTCCCGGCATTGGTCCCGGCATTGGCATTGGTCCCGGTGGTGTTATAG gaGCAGGGGCCCCCGCTGCAGCCAAAGCCGCGGCTAAAGCAGCCGCCAAAGCCCAGTACC GGGCTGCAGCTGGGCTCCCTGTTGGTGTTCCCGGCTTTGGGGTTGGTGCCGGCGTTCCCGGATTCGGAGTTGGTGCCGGCATTCCTGGATTTGGAGTTGGTGTTCCTGGCTTTGGGGCAGGTGCAG TACCTGGAACCCTGGCTGCAGCTAAAGCCGCCAAATATG GAGTGGGAGGTGCCGGGGCTCTCGGCGGAATAGGTGTCCCAGGCGGTGTGGCAG GAGTCGGACCTGCGGCCTCGGCCGCTGCTGCCAAAGCCGCCGCCAAAGCCGCCCAGTTTG GCCTCGGGGGACCCGGAGGCCTGGGAGTCGGGGGGCTCGGAGTCGGGGGGCTCGGAGGCCTTGGAG GTGTGTCCCCGGCCGCAGCTGCTAAAGCAGCCAAATATG ATGCCGCTGGTCTAGAAGGTGTCCTGGGAGCCACCAGGCCATTCCAAGTCGGAG
- the ELN gene encoding elastin isoform X1: protein MAGLGSAARRPGVLLLLLCIAHPSQPGGVPGAVPGGVPGGVYYPGAGLGGLGGGALGPGGKPPKPGAGLLGAFGAGAGGLAGGGPGAGLGAFPAGAYPGALVPGGAAGAAAAYKAAKAGAGLGGVGGLGGVGGLGGIGGLGVSTGAVVPQAGAGVGVGAGAKPGKVPGVGLPGVYPGGVLPGAGARFPGVGVLPGVPTGAGVKAKTPGGGGAFAGIPGVGPFGGQQPGVPLGYPIKAPKLPGGYGLPYSTGKLPFGYGPGGVAGAGAKAGYPTGTGVGAQAAAAAAAKAAKYGAGGAGVLPGVGGGGIPGGPGAIPGIGGIAGAGAPAAAAKAAAKAAKFGAAGGLVPGGPGFGGPGVGVPGVGVPGVGIPGVGVPGAVSPAAAAKAAKFGARAGVGVGGIPTYGVGVGAGGFPGYGIGAGVGGVPGAALSPAAQAAAAAKAAKYGAGGAGALGGLVPGIGDGVAGVPGTGGVPGVGTPAAAAAKAAAKAAQFGLGPGIGVGPGIGPGIGPGIGIGPGGVIGAGAPAAAKAAAKAAAKAQYRAAAGLPVGVPGFGVGAGVPGFGVGAGIPGFGVGVPGFGAGAVPGTLAAAKAAKYGVGGAGALGGIGVPGGVAGVGPAASAAAAKAAAKAAQFGLGGPGGLGVGGLGVGGLGGLGGVSPAAAAKAAKYDAAGLEGVLGATRPFQVGGVAARPGFGLSPIYPGGGAGGLGIGGKPPKPYGGALGALGFPGGACLGKSCGRKRK, encoded by the exons ATGGCGGGTCTGGGATCTGCAGCCCGGCGGCCCGGAGTCCTTCTGCTCCTGCTGTGTATCGCCCACCCCTCGCAGCCTGGAG GGGTCCCGGGGGCTGTTCCTGGTGGAGTTCCCGGAGGCGTCTATTACCCAG GTGCTGGTCTCGGAGGtctgggaggaggag CTCTGGGGCCTGGAGGCAAACCGCCCAAGCCAG gGGCTGGACTCCTGGGGGCGTTCGGGGCAG gTGCTGGTGGGCTCGCAGGTGGTGGCCCTGGGGCAG GGCTCGGGGCCTTTCCAGCAGGCGCCTACCCGGGGGCTCTGGTGCCCGGTGGAGCGGCGGGTGCTGCCGCGGCCTATAAAGCTGCCAAGGCTG GGGCTGGGCTTGGCGGTGTCGGCGGCCTTGGCGGGGTGGGCGGCCTTGGTGGCATCGGCGGCTTGGGAGTGTCTACAG GCGCGGTGGTGCCTCAGGCTGGAGCCGGAGTCGGAGTCGGAGCCGGAGCGAAACCCGGGAAGGTGCCCG GTGTGGGGCTGCCCGGTGTATACCCAGGTGGAGTGCTCCCAGGTGCAG GAGCTCGGTTCCCGGGTGTGGGGGTGCTCCCTGGGGTTCCCACCGGAGCCGGAGTCAAGGCCAAGACCCCAG GTGGAGGTGGAGCTTTCGCCGGAATCCCAG GAGTCGGACCCTTTGGGGGCCAGCAGCCTGGCGTCCCGCTGGGGTACCCCATCAAGGCACCCAAGCTGCCAG GTGGCTATGGACTGCCCTACAGCACTGGGAAACTGCCCTTCG GCTATGGGCCCGGAGGAGTGGCTGGTGCCGGGGCCAAGGCTGGGTACCCGACGGGGACAG gagtTGGCGCGCaggctgcagcagcagcagcagctaaAGCAGCAAAGTATG GTGCGGGAGGAGCCGGGGTTCTCCCTGGTGTTGGAGGCGGCGGCATTCCCGGTGGGCCCGGCGCAATTCCTGGGATCGGAGGCATCGCAG GGGCGGGGGCGCCGGCTGCTGCGGCAAAGGCTGCTGCGAAGGCAGCTAAGTTCG GAGCTGCTGGAGGCTTGGTGCCCGGTGGACCAGGCTTTGGCGGCCCGGGAGTTGGGGTCCCGGGTGTTGGGGTCCCAGGTGTTGGAATCCCAGGTGTTGGGGTCCCAG GAGCTGTGTCACCAGCTGCAGCTGCTAAAGCAGCCAAATTCG GGGCCAGAGCCGGAGTGGGTGTTGGAGGCATTCCCACTTACGGGGTCGGGGTCGGTGCTGGGGGCTTTCCTGGTTACGGTATCGGAGCTGGAGTCGGAGGTGTTCCTGGAGCTGCCCTTTCCC CTGCAGCCCAGGCAGCAGCCGCAGCCAAGGCAGCCAAGTACG gtgctggaggggcaggagcCTTGGGAGGGCTGGTGCCGGGGATCGGAGACGGAGTGGCAGGTGTCCCAGGTACAGGAGGGGTGCCAG GAGTAGGGACCCCAGCCGCTGCAGCCGCCAAAGCCGCCGCCAAAGCCGCCCAGTTCG GGTTAGGCCCCGGTATTGGCGTGGGTCCCGGCATTGGTCCCGGCATTGGTCCCGGCATTGGCATTGGTCCCGGTGGTGTTATAG gaGCAGGGGCCCCCGCTGCAGCCAAAGCCGCGGCTAAAGCAGCCGCCAAAGCCCAGTACC GGGCTGCAGCTGGGCTCCCTGTTGGTGTTCCCGGCTTTGGGGTTGGTGCCGGCGTTCCCGGATTCGGAGTTGGTGCCGGCATTCCTGGATTTGGAGTTGGTGTTCCTGGCTTTGGGGCAGGTGCAG TACCTGGAACCCTGGCTGCAGCTAAAGCCGCCAAATATG GAGTGGGAGGTGCCGGGGCTCTCGGCGGAATAGGTGTCCCAGGCGGTGTGGCAG GAGTCGGACCTGCGGCCTCGGCCGCTGCTGCCAAAGCCGCCGCCAAAGCCGCCCAGTTTG GCCTCGGGGGACCCGGAGGCCTGGGAGTCGGGGGGCTCGGAGTCGGGGGGCTCGGAGGCCTTGGAG GTGTGTCCCCGGCCGCAGCTGCTAAAGCAGCCAAATATG ATGCCGCTGGTCTAGAAGGTGTCCTGGGAGCCACCAGGCCATTCCAAGTCGGAG
- the ELN gene encoding elastin isoform X4 has protein sequence MAGLGSAARRPGVLLLLLCIAHPSQPGGVPGAVPGGVPGGVYYPGAGLGGLGGGALGPGGKPPKPGAGLLGAFGAGLGAFPAGAYPGALVPGGAAGAAAAYKAAKAGAGLGGVGGLGGVGGLGGIGGLGVSTGAVVPQAGAGVGVGAGAKPGKVPGVGLPGVYPGGVLPGAGARFPGVGVLPGVPTGAGVKAKTPGGGGAFAGIPGVGPFGGQQPGVPLGYPIKAPKLPGGYGLPYSTGKLPFGYGPGGVAGAGAKAGYPTGTGVGAQAAAAAAAKAAKYGAGGAGVLPGVGGGGIPGGPGAIPGIGGIAGAGAPAAAAKAAAKAAKFGAAGGLVPGGPGFGGPGVGVPGVGVPGVGIPGVGVPGAVSPAAAAKAAKFGARAGVGVGGIPTYGVGVGAGGFPGYGIGAGVGGVPGAALSPAAQAAAAAKAAKYGAGGAGALGGLVPGIGDGVAGVPGTGGVPGVGTPAAAAAKAAAKAAQFGLGPGIGVGPGIGPGIGPGIGIGPGGVIGAGAPAAAKAAAKAAAKAQYRAAAGLPVGVPGFGVGAGVPGFGVGAGIPGFGVGVPGFGAGAVPGTLAAAKAAKYGVGGAGALGGIGVPGGVAGVGPAASAAAAKAAAKAAQFGLGGPGGLGVGGLGVGGLGGLGGVSPAAAAKAAKYDAAGLEGVLGATRPFQVGGVAARPGFGLSPIYPGGGAGGLGIGGKPPKPYGGALGALGFPGGACLGKSCGRKRK, from the exons ATGGCGGGTCTGGGATCTGCAGCCCGGCGGCCCGGAGTCCTTCTGCTCCTGCTGTGTATCGCCCACCCCTCGCAGCCTGGAG GGGTCCCGGGGGCTGTTCCTGGTGGAGTTCCCGGAGGCGTCTATTACCCAG GTGCTGGTCTCGGAGGtctgggaggaggag CTCTGGGGCCTGGAGGCAAACCGCCCAAGCCAG gGGCTGGACTCCTGGGGGCGTTCGGGGCAG GGCTCGGGGCCTTTCCAGCAGGCGCCTACCCGGGGGCTCTGGTGCCCGGTGGAGCGGCGGGTGCTGCCGCGGCCTATAAAGCTGCCAAGGCTG GGGCTGGGCTTGGCGGTGTCGGCGGCCTTGGCGGGGTGGGCGGCCTTGGTGGCATCGGCGGCTTGGGAGTGTCTACAG GCGCGGTGGTGCCTCAGGCTGGAGCCGGAGTCGGAGTCGGAGCCGGAGCGAAACCCGGGAAGGTGCCCG GTGTGGGGCTGCCCGGTGTATACCCAGGTGGAGTGCTCCCAGGTGCAG GAGCTCGGTTCCCGGGTGTGGGGGTGCTCCCTGGGGTTCCCACCGGAGCCGGAGTCAAGGCCAAGACCCCAG GTGGAGGTGGAGCTTTCGCCGGAATCCCAG GAGTCGGACCCTTTGGGGGCCAGCAGCCTGGCGTCCCGCTGGGGTACCCCATCAAGGCACCCAAGCTGCCAG GTGGCTATGGACTGCCCTACAGCACTGGGAAACTGCCCTTCG GCTATGGGCCCGGAGGAGTGGCTGGTGCCGGGGCCAAGGCTGGGTACCCGACGGGGACAG gagtTGGCGCGCaggctgcagcagcagcagcagctaaAGCAGCAAAGTATG GTGCGGGAGGAGCCGGGGTTCTCCCTGGTGTTGGAGGCGGCGGCATTCCCGGTGGGCCCGGCGCAATTCCTGGGATCGGAGGCATCGCAG GGGCGGGGGCGCCGGCTGCTGCGGCAAAGGCTGCTGCGAAGGCAGCTAAGTTCG GAGCTGCTGGAGGCTTGGTGCCCGGTGGACCAGGCTTTGGCGGCCCGGGAGTTGGGGTCCCGGGTGTTGGGGTCCCAGGTGTTGGAATCCCAGGTGTTGGGGTCCCAG GAGCTGTGTCACCAGCTGCAGCTGCTAAAGCAGCCAAATTCG GGGCCAGAGCCGGAGTGGGTGTTGGAGGCATTCCCACTTACGGGGTCGGGGTCGGTGCTGGGGGCTTTCCTGGTTACGGTATCGGAGCTGGAGTCGGAGGTGTTCCTGGAGCTGCCCTTTCCC CTGCAGCCCAGGCAGCAGCCGCAGCCAAGGCAGCCAAGTACG gtgctggaggggcaggagcCTTGGGAGGGCTGGTGCCGGGGATCGGAGACGGAGTGGCAGGTGTCCCAGGTACAGGAGGGGTGCCAG GAGTAGGGACCCCAGCCGCTGCAGCCGCCAAAGCCGCCGCCAAAGCCGCCCAGTTCG GGTTAGGCCCCGGTATTGGCGTGGGTCCCGGCATTGGTCCCGGCATTGGTCCCGGCATTGGCATTGGTCCCGGTGGTGTTATAG gaGCAGGGGCCCCCGCTGCAGCCAAAGCCGCGGCTAAAGCAGCCGCCAAAGCCCAGTACC GGGCTGCAGCTGGGCTCCCTGTTGGTGTTCCCGGCTTTGGGGTTGGTGCCGGCGTTCCCGGATTCGGAGTTGGTGCCGGCATTCCTGGATTTGGAGTTGGTGTTCCTGGCTTTGGGGCAGGTGCAG TACCTGGAACCCTGGCTGCAGCTAAAGCCGCCAAATATG GAGTGGGAGGTGCCGGGGCTCTCGGCGGAATAGGTGTCCCAGGCGGTGTGGCAG GAGTCGGACCTGCGGCCTCGGCCGCTGCTGCCAAAGCCGCCGCCAAAGCCGCCCAGTTTG GCCTCGGGGGACCCGGAGGCCTGGGAGTCGGGGGGCTCGGAGTCGGGGGGCTCGGAGGCCTTGGAG GTGTGTCCCCGGCCGCAGCTGCTAAAGCAGCCAAATATG ATGCCGCTGGTCTAGAAGGTGTCCTGGGAGCCACCAGGCCATTCCAAGTCGGAG
- the ELN gene encoding elastin isoform X9, whose translation MAGLGSAARRPGVLLLLLCIAHPSQPGGVPGAVPGGVPGGVYYPGAGLGGLGGGALGPGGKPPKPGAGLLGAFGAGAGGLAGGGPGAGLGAFPAGAYPGALVPGGAAGAAAAYKAAKAGAVVPQAGAGVGVGAGAKPGKVPGVGLPGVYPGGVLPGAGARFPGVGVLPGVPTGAGVKAKTPGGGGAFAGIPGVGPFGGQQPGVPLGYPIKAPKLPGGYGLPYSTGKLPFGYGPGGVAGAGAKAGYPTGTGVGAQAAAAAAAKAAKYGAGGAGVLPGVGGGGIPGGPGAIPGIGGIAGAGAPAAAAKAAAKAAKFGAAGGLVPGGPGFGGPGVGVPGVGVPGVGIPGVGVPGAVSPAAAAKAAKFGARAGVGVGGIPTYGVGVGAGGFPGYGIGAGVGGVPGAALSPAAQAAAAAKAAKYGAGGAGALGGLVPGIGDGVAGVPGTGGVPGVGTPAAAAAKAAAKAAQFGLGPGIGVGPGIGPGIGPGIGIGPGGVIGAGAPAAAKAAAKAAAKAQYRAAAGLPVGVPGFGVGAGVPGFGVGAGIPGFGVGVPGFGAGAVPGTLAAAKAAKYGVGGAGALGGIGVPGGVAGVGPAASAAAAKAAAKAAQFGLGGPGGLGVGGLGVGGLGGLGGVSPAAAAKAAKYDAAGLEGVLGATRPFQVGGVAARPGFGLSPIYPGGGAGGLGIGGKPPKPYGGALGALGFPGGACLGKSCGRKRK comes from the exons ATGGCGGGTCTGGGATCTGCAGCCCGGCGGCCCGGAGTCCTTCTGCTCCTGCTGTGTATCGCCCACCCCTCGCAGCCTGGAG GGGTCCCGGGGGCTGTTCCTGGTGGAGTTCCCGGAGGCGTCTATTACCCAG GTGCTGGTCTCGGAGGtctgggaggaggag CTCTGGGGCCTGGAGGCAAACCGCCCAAGCCAG gGGCTGGACTCCTGGGGGCGTTCGGGGCAG gTGCTGGTGGGCTCGCAGGTGGTGGCCCTGGGGCAG GGCTCGGGGCCTTTCCAGCAGGCGCCTACCCGGGGGCTCTGGTGCCCGGTGGAGCGGCGGGTGCTGCCGCGGCCTATAAAGCTGCCAAGGCTG GCGCGGTGGTGCCTCAGGCTGGAGCCGGAGTCGGAGTCGGAGCCGGAGCGAAACCCGGGAAGGTGCCCG GTGTGGGGCTGCCCGGTGTATACCCAGGTGGAGTGCTCCCAGGTGCAG GAGCTCGGTTCCCGGGTGTGGGGGTGCTCCCTGGGGTTCCCACCGGAGCCGGAGTCAAGGCCAAGACCCCAG GTGGAGGTGGAGCTTTCGCCGGAATCCCAG GAGTCGGACCCTTTGGGGGCCAGCAGCCTGGCGTCCCGCTGGGGTACCCCATCAAGGCACCCAAGCTGCCAG GTGGCTATGGACTGCCCTACAGCACTGGGAAACTGCCCTTCG GCTATGGGCCCGGAGGAGTGGCTGGTGCCGGGGCCAAGGCTGGGTACCCGACGGGGACAG gagtTGGCGCGCaggctgcagcagcagcagcagctaaAGCAGCAAAGTATG GTGCGGGAGGAGCCGGGGTTCTCCCTGGTGTTGGAGGCGGCGGCATTCCCGGTGGGCCCGGCGCAATTCCTGGGATCGGAGGCATCGCAG GGGCGGGGGCGCCGGCTGCTGCGGCAAAGGCTGCTGCGAAGGCAGCTAAGTTCG GAGCTGCTGGAGGCTTGGTGCCCGGTGGACCAGGCTTTGGCGGCCCGGGAGTTGGGGTCCCGGGTGTTGGGGTCCCAGGTGTTGGAATCCCAGGTGTTGGGGTCCCAG GAGCTGTGTCACCAGCTGCAGCTGCTAAAGCAGCCAAATTCG GGGCCAGAGCCGGAGTGGGTGTTGGAGGCATTCCCACTTACGGGGTCGGGGTCGGTGCTGGGGGCTTTCCTGGTTACGGTATCGGAGCTGGAGTCGGAGGTGTTCCTGGAGCTGCCCTTTCCC CTGCAGCCCAGGCAGCAGCCGCAGCCAAGGCAGCCAAGTACG gtgctggaggggcaggagcCTTGGGAGGGCTGGTGCCGGGGATCGGAGACGGAGTGGCAGGTGTCCCAGGTACAGGAGGGGTGCCAG GAGTAGGGACCCCAGCCGCTGCAGCCGCCAAAGCCGCCGCCAAAGCCGCCCAGTTCG GGTTAGGCCCCGGTATTGGCGTGGGTCCCGGCATTGGTCCCGGCATTGGTCCCGGCATTGGCATTGGTCCCGGTGGTGTTATAG gaGCAGGGGCCCCCGCTGCAGCCAAAGCCGCGGCTAAAGCAGCCGCCAAAGCCCAGTACC GGGCTGCAGCTGGGCTCCCTGTTGGTGTTCCCGGCTTTGGGGTTGGTGCCGGCGTTCCCGGATTCGGAGTTGGTGCCGGCATTCCTGGATTTGGAGTTGGTGTTCCTGGCTTTGGGGCAGGTGCAG TACCTGGAACCCTGGCTGCAGCTAAAGCCGCCAAATATG GAGTGGGAGGTGCCGGGGCTCTCGGCGGAATAGGTGTCCCAGGCGGTGTGGCAG GAGTCGGACCTGCGGCCTCGGCCGCTGCTGCCAAAGCCGCCGCCAAAGCCGCCCAGTTTG GCCTCGGGGGACCCGGAGGCCTGGGAGTCGGGGGGCTCGGAGTCGGGGGGCTCGGAGGCCTTGGAG GTGTGTCCCCGGCCGCAGCTGCTAAAGCAGCCAAATATG ATGCCGCTGGTCTAGAAGGTGTCCTGGGAGCCACCAGGCCATTCCAAGTCGGAG
- the ELN gene encoding elastin isoform X5 gives MAGLGSAARRPGVLLLLLCIAHPSQPGGVPGAVPGGVPGGVYYPGAGLGGLGGGALGPGGKPPKPGAGLLGAFGAGAGGLAGGGPGAGLGAFPAGAYPGALVPGGAAGAAAAYKAAKAGAGLGGVGGLGGVGGLGGIGGLGVSTGAVVPQAGAGVGVGAGAKPGKVPGVGLPGVYPGGVLPGAGARFPGVGVLPGVPTGAGVKAKTPGGGGAFAGIPGVGPFGGQQPGVPLGYPIKAPKLPGYGPGGVAGAGAKAGYPTGTGVGAQAAAAAAAKAAKYGAGGAGVLPGVGGGGIPGGPGAIPGIGGIAGAGAPAAAAKAAAKAAKFGAAGGLVPGGPGFGGPGVGVPGVGVPGVGIPGVGVPGAVSPAAAAKAAKFGARAGVGVGGIPTYGVGVGAGGFPGYGIGAGVGGVPGAALSPAAQAAAAAKAAKYGAGGAGALGGLVPGIGDGVAGVPGTGGVPGVGTPAAAAAKAAAKAAQFGLGPGIGVGPGIGPGIGPGIGIGPGGVIGAGAPAAAKAAAKAAAKAQYRAAAGLPVGVPGFGVGAGVPGFGVGAGIPGFGVGVPGFGAGAVPGTLAAAKAAKYGVGGAGALGGIGVPGGVAGVGPAASAAAAKAAAKAAQFGLGGPGGLGVGGLGVGGLGGLGGVSPAAAAKAAKYDAAGLEGVLGATRPFQVGGVAARPGFGLSPIYPGGGAGGLGIGGKPPKPYGGALGALGFPGGACLGKSCGRKRK, from the exons ATGGCGGGTCTGGGATCTGCAGCCCGGCGGCCCGGAGTCCTTCTGCTCCTGCTGTGTATCGCCCACCCCTCGCAGCCTGGAG GGGTCCCGGGGGCTGTTCCTGGTGGAGTTCCCGGAGGCGTCTATTACCCAG GTGCTGGTCTCGGAGGtctgggaggaggag CTCTGGGGCCTGGAGGCAAACCGCCCAAGCCAG gGGCTGGACTCCTGGGGGCGTTCGGGGCAG gTGCTGGTGGGCTCGCAGGTGGTGGCCCTGGGGCAG GGCTCGGGGCCTTTCCAGCAGGCGCCTACCCGGGGGCTCTGGTGCCCGGTGGAGCGGCGGGTGCTGCCGCGGCCTATAAAGCTGCCAAGGCTG GGGCTGGGCTTGGCGGTGTCGGCGGCCTTGGCGGGGTGGGCGGCCTTGGTGGCATCGGCGGCTTGGGAGTGTCTACAG GCGCGGTGGTGCCTCAGGCTGGAGCCGGAGTCGGAGTCGGAGCCGGAGCGAAACCCGGGAAGGTGCCCG GTGTGGGGCTGCCCGGTGTATACCCAGGTGGAGTGCTCCCAGGTGCAG GAGCTCGGTTCCCGGGTGTGGGGGTGCTCCCTGGGGTTCCCACCGGAGCCGGAGTCAAGGCCAAGACCCCAG GTGGAGGTGGAGCTTTCGCCGGAATCCCAG GAGTCGGACCCTTTGGGGGCCAGCAGCCTGGCGTCCCGCTGGGGTACCCCATCAAGGCACCCAAGCTGCCAG GCTATGGGCCCGGAGGAGTGGCTGGTGCCGGGGCCAAGGCTGGGTACCCGACGGGGACAG gagtTGGCGCGCaggctgcagcagcagcagcagctaaAGCAGCAAAGTATG GTGCGGGAGGAGCCGGGGTTCTCCCTGGTGTTGGAGGCGGCGGCATTCCCGGTGGGCCCGGCGCAATTCCTGGGATCGGAGGCATCGCAG GGGCGGGGGCGCCGGCTGCTGCGGCAAAGGCTGCTGCGAAGGCAGCTAAGTTCG GAGCTGCTGGAGGCTTGGTGCCCGGTGGACCAGGCTTTGGCGGCCCGGGAGTTGGGGTCCCGGGTGTTGGGGTCCCAGGTGTTGGAATCCCAGGTGTTGGGGTCCCAG GAGCTGTGTCACCAGCTGCAGCTGCTAAAGCAGCCAAATTCG GGGCCAGAGCCGGAGTGGGTGTTGGAGGCATTCCCACTTACGGGGTCGGGGTCGGTGCTGGGGGCTTTCCTGGTTACGGTATCGGAGCTGGAGTCGGAGGTGTTCCTGGAGCTGCCCTTTCCC CTGCAGCCCAGGCAGCAGCCGCAGCCAAGGCAGCCAAGTACG gtgctggaggggcaggagcCTTGGGAGGGCTGGTGCCGGGGATCGGAGACGGAGTGGCAGGTGTCCCAGGTACAGGAGGGGTGCCAG GAGTAGGGACCCCAGCCGCTGCAGCCGCCAAAGCCGCCGCCAAAGCCGCCCAGTTCG GGTTAGGCCCCGGTATTGGCGTGGGTCCCGGCATTGGTCCCGGCATTGGTCCCGGCATTGGCATTGGTCCCGGTGGTGTTATAG gaGCAGGGGCCCCCGCTGCAGCCAAAGCCGCGGCTAAAGCAGCCGCCAAAGCCCAGTACC GGGCTGCAGCTGGGCTCCCTGTTGGTGTTCCCGGCTTTGGGGTTGGTGCCGGCGTTCCCGGATTCGGAGTTGGTGCCGGCATTCCTGGATTTGGAGTTGGTGTTCCTGGCTTTGGGGCAGGTGCAG TACCTGGAACCCTGGCTGCAGCTAAAGCCGCCAAATATG GAGTGGGAGGTGCCGGGGCTCTCGGCGGAATAGGTGTCCCAGGCGGTGTGGCAG GAGTCGGACCTGCGGCCTCGGCCGCTGCTGCCAAAGCCGCCGCCAAAGCCGCCCAGTTTG GCCTCGGGGGACCCGGAGGCCTGGGAGTCGGGGGGCTCGGAGTCGGGGGGCTCGGAGGCCTTGGAG GTGTGTCCCCGGCCGCAGCTGCTAAAGCAGCCAAATATG ATGCCGCTGGTCTAGAAGGTGTCCTGGGAGCCACCAGGCCATTCCAAGTCGGAG